The genomic stretch CACGCCGATATAGGTGGCGACGCCCTTGCCGCCTTTGAAGCCGAGCCAGATCGGGAAGACGTGGCCGAAGAATGCTCCGATGCCGGCGCCGTAGACGATGAACTCCGCTTGGAGCGGCGACTCGGCGCCCGGCACGAGGAAGTGGCGCGCGATCAGCACCGCCGCGGCGCCCTTGCCGGCGTCGAGCAGCAGCGTCGCTGCGGCGAGCCAGCGATTGCCGGTCCGCAGCACGTTGGTGGCGCCGATATTGCCCGAGCCGATGGCGCGGATGTCGATGCCGACGGCGCGCGTCAGCAACAGCCCAAACGGGATCGAGCCGAGCAGGTAGCCCAGGACAGTGGCGATCAGGAAGTTCATGCGTCGGCCCCCTCGGTGCTCGCAGCATGGCTGAAGACCGCACGGCCTGCAACGAAGGTGTGCATCACCGCCCCCTGCATACGGGCGCCCTCGAAGGCCGAGTTGCGCGAGCGTGAGCGCAGCGCCGCCTCCTTGACCACCCAGGGAAACTCCGGATCGAAGATGATCAGG from Devosia sp. A16 encodes the following:
- the plsY gene encoding glycerol-3-phosphate 1-O-acyltransferase PlsY, whose product is MNFLIATVLGYLLGSIPFGLLLTRAVGIDIRAIGSGNIGATNVLRTGNRWLAAATLLLDAGKGAAAVLIARHFLVPGAESPLQAEFIVYGAGIGAFFGHVFPIWLGFKGGKGVATYIGVLLAWNWVVGLIFCAVWLLIAVARRFSSLAALTAAATAPIFAYTLAGTDMQGFTFAAACALLSFVLYFKHWQNIRRLWNGTEPKIGSEKPKA